TGCGATAGGCAGCGCGAAGAATGTGATGAAAACATCATACAAGTATGTAAAAACCAATGGATACTGTGCGTTTGCGGAATGCTGCAATGAAGTACACATTCATTCCGACGTTACAGGTACGTTCATGCTGTGTTTTAGCCCAGATCTTTACCAataatattcttttttgtcaACTTTACTTTTACGCCGCCTGCGAAGAACTACGAAATGCTTTGCAGAAATCCTTATTTGGACAGCACATTGCTGGTCAAGTCGTTCTGAATGCCATCGGGGGACACtttgaaaacattaacaagTCCGTCAAGCCTTTAGTGATGAGGTAAGTGTATGGTGAATACTTTCGATCTGATAATTATCTATATCTGGTGTTTCGTTATTTCCAGTTTGCATGGCTTACCGGGTAAGTATTTGCTGGAGACATAGGAGGTTTTAACAGGCCATGACAACGTTTCGATCTTCATATTAAATAGGAACGGGGAAAAACTTTGTTGCCGAACATGTCATCCGGGCACTGTACAAAAAGGGTGCAGACAGTAATTTCGTCCATAAATATCTTGGTAGGATACACTTTCCGCTGCAAAGCGAAGTAGAAAGTTACAAGGTTCGTTAGCAACAACGGTCGCAACCACAATCTCAGAATCGTTCCACCTGgcgcatccttttttttttgcaccattctAGCAAACATTACTGACGGACATAAAGGTGGCCATAGCCAAATGTCCACAATCGTTGTTTATTTTCGACGAGGTCGAAAAAATGCCGTCCGGACTGTTCGACGCGATTGTTGGGCTGTTGGATCATCATGCGTACACGAAGCAGTTGGACTTCCGACAGTCTATATTCATCTTTCTCTCGAACGTGGCCGGACCGGAGATAGCAAACCGGCTAAAATACCTGGTAGATGGCGGCCGTTGGCGTGAGGAAACGCAGCTACACGATTTCGAATCGACGCTGGAGATAGCCTCGTACAATTTGGTGGGCGGATTGTACAAAAGTGAACTCATCGAATCGCATGTGATCGATCATTTCGTGCCGTTTTTACCGTTGGAACTGAGACATGTGGAAAACTGCATCAGAGTCGAGTATAGCAAGTATACCAACGAGAAAATGAGCGATGAAATGCTAAGGTAAGCGCATTATTGCGAATGATAACGATGTAGCATCGataatgggaggaaaattgtctttttttctttacagtGCTATTGTCAAAGAGGCGATCACGTTCGATGAAACCGGTCTGTATTCCAACAACGGATGTAAGCGCGTGAGCAAAAAGGTGGAAGCATTATATTACGGTCAAGAGCGCAAAAAACTGAAGAAAGAACTGTAAGGACGTTTCATCGGACgtgattaattttgttttgtgtttttttgttgtgaaaattaGCTTCTTATCTTGATGATGTTCCCTAAATTATTCGTTTTGACATGAACCGGATATCGAGTTGTTTCGTAAAGTCAATAAAACACGCATTTTCACTATTTTATTGCATCGGCATGCGTTCTAATTTAAGGTATTTTGTgcgaaaaaagaggaaaagtagataaacattttccatcaacGGTCGAATTGAATCGACTACGTTAAACGTCAAACGGAATGTCAAAAtagtggtttgtttgtttacatctcTATGCGCACGTTCTTTGCTGGGTGCATTTGCCGGTCGACAGTGCAGATGTGAGAATGCCGCCGAAATCCGCAAGCAAGAAAGAAAGGCCGCAATGGTGGAACTGCGAAAAGTGCCAAACATATTTACAAACCAACGAGTTGGCCAAACATCAAACGGAAAACTGCGCAAATGTGAACCGGTTGGGTGGATATGTTGATGCGACCGGAACGTACCACTGTCGGAGGATTGAGATAAGCGATTTTGGCGCGTACGAAGAAGTAAAACTATGCTCGGAAAACGAAAGATACGGCCTAGTACTAGTACCCGATAGTGTGGTAAGAAAGATGGGTTTAATGATGGGAGACTATGTAACGATAACGTTAGCTAAAAGTGTGAACAGGACCCCGGTGGGAACTATCGTTCGAACGTTATGGCCGTGTGAGGATCGACATGGAGCGAAGGTGTGTCTTGAAGGATTGGGTAAGTTTAGAGGACAAGTTGGTTTTGTTACTTTCAACACTAATAGCCTCTCATTTATACTTTCCAGATGAATTCGAAGGTGTATTGGCAAGCGAACTAGTGGCTAGTGTAGCCCCTGTCAGCACCCGGCTTGAGGATGCAGAAGAAATATTTCTACGACTGGAAGATCCTTCGCAAGCTAAACTTCTAGAGAAGAATGGGAAGTTTCTGCTTACCACCCTGAAACACAAACTGCTAGGATGTGTTATTTTGAGCAATAATCCCCTGACGCTAACCGTTTGCAACAAACGATTTCGATTCCGTATCGATCACGCTGTTACGCATGGAACCGATTTAGTTGATCAGCTCAACAAAATGAGTTTGAGTGATCGTATGTTTATCATTATACACACCACAAAATTCACGCTACTGGATGACTCTAAAGCAGCACAGCATGGCCATCAGCAACGAATGTACAACCTGCTCAACATTGGCGGTCTAGACACGACCATAACCGAACTGAAAGATCTTCTGAACGTAGCGTATGGAATCGGCAGTACACAACCGTGCAGCAGTGCTGGAAGTAATGGCCCCGTTAGTCGCGGAATATTGCTTTCCGGTGTTTCGGGTGTGGGAAAAACGATGCTAGTGAATGCACTGGCCACACACTACCAATGTCACGTGGTAAGGCTAAACTGCTCGGAAGTATTTAGCAAATTTTACGGAGAATCGGAAGCAAACGTGTCACGCCAGTTTGCGGAAGTGTTTGAAGTTCACCCGAAACCGGCATTGGTTATTGTGGAAGAACTGCACAATCTCTGCCCCAAGAGCACGAGCACCGATATTGTGAAGCGTATTTCACAGCACTTTCTCAGTCTGCTCGACAGTTTGCACGGTGATGTGCGTGGCAACCGTACAGTCGTGATAGGGACAACGGATGATGTGGACAATGTCAATCCACTGTTGCGTCGTGGTGGACGGATGGATTATGAGTTCGAGCTACCAGTACCGGATGCGATCGCACGGGAAGCTATTCTTCAGCGAATACTTAACCGGTACGAACAGACATTACCCGACGAGGATGTACGTGCAGTGGCACGTATTACGCACGGTTACGTTGGAGCCGATCTGGAAAATTTAGTTGCGAAATCGGCATCCTCCTCCAAGCCGATCGATGGTGGTTCGCTGATGGCCGCCCTGCAGCACGTTAAGGCAAGTGCCATGCGTGAAATCATGATCGAATGTCCAAATGTTCGATGGGCCGACATTGGTGGACAGGACGAGCTGATGCTGACACTGCGCCAAATCATCGACTGGCCCATACACCATCCGGAAGTGTTCGAACGGCTCGGCATAAAGCCACCGCGCGGTTTGCTCATGTTCGGTCCGCCCGGATGCTCCAAAACGATGATCGCGAAAGCGATCGCCACCGAGAGCCGGTTAAACTTCCTCTCGATCAAGGGTTCGGAACTGTTTTCCATGTGGGTCGGAGAATCGGAACGTGCAGTACGGGATTTATTCCGGCGCGCGAGACAAGTGGCACCGTCGATCATATTTTTTGACGAAATCGATGCGATCGGAGGTGAACGGTCGGCGGAATCGGGCAGTTCGGTGAAGGAACGCGTGCTGGCCCAGCTGCTTACCGAAATGGACGGCGTGAGTGTGCTGAAAGATGTACGGATCGTGGCCGCCACCAATCGACCGGATCTAATCGATCGTGCACTTATGCGCCCGGGTCGTTTGGATCGGATCGTGTACGTTCGGCTACCGGACGATGCTGCCAGGGAGGAAATATTCCGCATCAAGCTTAAAAGCATACCAACCGCAGCGAACGTGGACATTGCGCAGTTGGTACGACGAACGGCCGGTTGTTCCGGTTCGGAAATCGAAGCCATATGTCAGGAGGCGGCACTGAAGGGGTTGGAAAGTTCGTTCGATGTGCAACAAATCGAGTGGATACACTTTGAGCACGCGCTCGAATTGGTGCGGCCACGCACAAGCCCGGACCTGTTGCGCCTGTACGATGAATATTTGAAGCAACATCAATAATAAATGGACTACGAAAACGATTGCAATTAATCATTCGGTGCAATCTGTGTATACGTATACGTTACGAGGCAGACGAATTGAGATATATTACTGTGTGTGCTGTGCAGCGGTCAAGTTGTGGCTAGATTGAAAGGAAGCACTCAGGAAGAAAGAACGTTTTAGCACCTTCCCTCGGGCAAGCGTATcagtaaaacaaatagaagCTTAAAAGGATCGAATGGAAATGTTCCCCCCAACCCTCCTGCCTAATAGAGGTAACaagtttttcttcgtttttaaacaaacaaaacaaaaaaaaacgcccttCTTTGCTTTCCCGTCATTCTCGCGCCCTTCCCGCACACAGCTTGATTTCAATTATCGAAAAACCACTAAACCGGTGGCTCATTTCCAGCGTGACCACATTCTGTAGCGACGCGTCCGAGTGCTTCCCCTTCGCCAAAAAAACTGTTGGCCCAATTTTCCCGCAGCCAAAACGTAACGCTTGCGAGTGTGATTAGTGTGGCCAATGTATAACAACTGCGCCAACGTTCCATAAACCTGTCAAATAATTCAAACTTTTAATTACATCCAAATAACTCACCCGCCTCGCCCGGCACGCACAATAAGAGCGGGCGGAAAGCGCACGAGCGCAGTGGgcggaggggtttttttcatttgaaaacTGTTGCTCGATGCACTCCGTAATTTGAAGTGCATCTTGTGGAGCTGCGGTGGGAAAGAGCGTTCTCGGGTAACGAGTTGAAGAACCCAAATCAGTGGGAGCACATTATTAGCTCATTGTAAAgagttttcttcacattttcgACTGCTgcttcacacacacgcctTCTTGGCAGGCGGCCACCGTCCGGGAAGCGCGTCACGGAAGTGAGGCTTACTCTAATAAACGGCGTTGCGCCGACACGATGATTCGTTGCGCTCGGCACATGCATCGTTGCATAATGCTGGACGTAAATGGAAACGGTATGGTCAAGGGGTTCCCCAGGGCGgtaataattttacaaaatgtgttattattattactttccttcatttttcgACCCCCATCGGTGGGATTGTAGTGgggattttgtgttgttacaTTACTGTTGGAGTTCCGTTTGACCATGGCAACGAACTCGTCCGATGCACTTGATGTTGGGGGAACATTACGATGATTCGGATTGCCGCTACTGGAAATAACTCCAGTCATTCATGTGCATAAAGTACAAATTGCAACAGTTTTACTTCTCCACATTACGGGATTGATTTCGGAAGTTACGCGTAGGGCGAGGAGATAAATGGGGAGAGTGGATTTTAAAGTTGCTGTgaattaacatattttccattactgggttttttttgttttcgtgttggAACAATGATTTTTAGTTTGATATTTAGCACAGCTTACTGTGCATTGTTCATGCACAAGAGTTGCAAAATTCCCTTTTCTGTGAATTTGCTAATGGTTTTTGCTAATGGCGTTGCTTAGCGAACGTGTTGCTAAGAGACGTATCTTGCCATCACTTATCAGTTTGGGATCATTAACACACGAAGAAACAACCAACATTTGCAGAAGTAGTCTTCCCTACTATCTTACTTGGGGTTCTGTACCGACTGATGTAGGCGTGGATCAATTAACTGATTTGAATTAAGCCAAGCCTGCTGCGTATAGCAAAATCTAAGTCGAAATTTGAACCCAAACTGGATGTGTTATTTGAGTTACGTTGGTCGTCTCTGCTATATGACCACCCTTACTCCCTGGGGAAATCATTAAAGTTGATAGAAATTAAGCGAACTGGTTCGTTGGTTGTGTAGAATTGAAGGTACGATACAGATCTGCCGCTCTTCTGTGACAAATGAGTCACATTTATCTCGTTCATACAGTTTGCTCGACCGCAActaaatattttgttgtttgtttttgaaagatttattagTAACTTCAAACATTGAGAATCTTTCTTAGTCACATTAAAGACGTCTTGCTACCAAAATCCTGCCGAAAATATTCTTTATCTTTGGAAGCGACCTAAGAACCAAGCCATGTTCCGATCTTCCCCTCTTTACTTTTGTCCTGTTGGTAAGCCATCGCATGTTCAAATTATACACATTTATTCTAATGGCCATTTATGTAAGTCTGTTGCGAAAGTGTCATGAAAATCTAcctttaaaataaactttttgctCATGAAGATCTCTTTTTATTACGAACTGATCACATTTCAAAATGgggtggcccggtggcatgatggtggtggcgcaggtcttcacacgaacggaccggaccaaaatcccatcccggGATTCTAATCCCCCCGTACTCAGAACTGACTAACCCGCTACGggtaaacaaaaagaatgccagaaatgacaTAATTAttagatctcttgaggttgttgtgccgataaagaagaaagaagacaTTCAATAAGTGTGTCTTGTTGTTACACGATCGCGTAACAACAAACGCAACTGACACAAAGCCTACTCTTTACTCACCTCCCCCCTCAAAGAAGTATGGTTTGAGGATTGTGTTTAAAGAGGAGCAATTTGGAATGACtctttgcaaaacgaaagcatcaATTGCGTGCTGCTAcacataatgtttttttttcactttcacacaGAAAAGCGCCTGGAATGtggaatggttttgatttttggtttttactttttgtgtgtgtgtgttgctttcgCTTTGTTTCTTCCCACTTCTTCGAACAAGATGTTTTCCATATGCTAATGCGGATTGTTCGCATCGGCGAGTGGAAATCATTCCGAATCGGTTTGCTTCGCGCTACAAAACCTCTCCCAAAACGGGCATGCGAATACTGCTGCACCCCAAAATCGTGTTGTGCGCGGCCCGAGAGGTTGTGTAATTATGTGTATTTAAGGATATTAGTTTCACACTGTTTACACTACTGCGCTCGATGATGAAGGGGCCTATAGACAGTCGTGCGTTCTTTGGCCAGCAGTTCGGAGTATTCACCCATTCGACTTCAGTGCATTAGTGAATTATTCCAGCGAATCAGTGGCACGCGTGTCAATCACCAAACAATGCCGATTGCTCATCCCATCATGGCCGCGTGTTGCATATGCGCCTGCtggtggtgtgcgtgcgtgctcCCAAGCGCATTGTCGGGGAATTCACAGGAAACTATTTTTATGATCCATCTTCCTGCGATCACGATCATGCATGCTGGAGATGCGCTTTGGTACTGGAAGGAGCTGCTAATGGATCGATCataatttttccaccacgaTCGGCCCTGACCTGTTGAGTCATTTGGTTCACCGAAAATTCCCCCAATTCGTCAGCTTGTTAAACATTTGTTGGGGGCGAGAATGAGAGACAGTGGAAGAACAATTTATGACCGGCGAGGGTGTTGCAGCGCGGCACCCTTTCTGTGGAagggtgtgttttatttatctgctAGCATCGGCTAGAAAGAGGCGAATGGTCGACCGTGCATACGGGAAAGCTGCAATTAAAAAGCAGTTAAAGGGCGCAGAAGGGTAGCGCAGGGTTTGTAAATCTTAACCCATTTAGAGCATCGGATGCAGCACACGTTGCGACTAAAGTATCGGCTTTCAGCAAATGTTATGCTTTGGGAAAAATGGTTCGTGtggtgttcctttttttttttggaggatgCATTGAgggatgcgaaaaaaaaaacatacaagcGATGCATAAAAGTTTACGGTTGTTCTGTATGCATTTCTCGTTTCTACACGGACCGTTGGTGGTAtgcaaaacaatttgaaaaattctCGGCACAGGCCATAAAGGATTCGTCACGGGCTTAACGAACGCAGTCACCAACTAGAATGCATTCTCGGTATTAAAAAGCCATAAGTGTGTGTTGCAATTTGCAGGGAGGTTGaatgatctgttttttttttttttattgtagctaCACATTGCAACTTGCCAAAGCGGAAATGGTGGAAGCGTCGTGCAGTCAGAAGCATCAGCTCACGTCATAAAACCGTTTAAGGATAGCGCGGCAGCAAAAGGAGCATCGTCTCGTTGCTATGGAGATGAGGATTAACCCGGAGatgagcgagagaaaaagagagaaagcgagagaggtCATAAATTGCATGCATCCGATGTTATGCATTTCCTCATTCCATTGATGGCTACGGTTGCTATGGTTTCCTCCCCGCCCGTGTATGTGCCTGCGGAAACCAAAACGGCTTgggagtttcttttttaaaattccatttttaGGACCAAGCAgaattgcaaaaataaaaagtaaagcacacacaaaaaaatgttcgaaGAAGGCAAAAGTTCACGAAAGGGGGTCAAAAAAACTTCACTTTTTTAACTTGGATTAGTTTGCAGAGGCTTGCAGTATTGCTGGGCATTGCTGCTCTTATGCACTCTGCGCCGGTTTCGTACCCCGTTTAAACCCTTGGCAACCCTCACCAACTGCAGCAATAGTGCAAAATGCAACGTCCCAAAATGCAGGAAAAGAGCTTCGggacgtgtgtttttttttttcgtcggtATTTCACCAACCAACCTTCCTACTACGATTGTTGTCATTGGAGAATTTATTCTCGTCACGAAATACTGCTGGTGCTCCGTTGCCACGGTACGGGGGCCCGGTCATTCGAGCCCTTTTACCGATGGCATAGAGTTCTGTGTTGGGTGTTGCGACGACACGATGGCAACTTTATGACATCCGCGTTGGGTCGGTTTTAGTTTCGGTGGACATAGGATCAGcacatacaacaacaaaaaaaaaggaatacggCGCATAGGGTAAGAACATTCGAATAATGACACTGCAAACCCCCGACTGCCGATGCGCGGTGCAGTTAAAATGCATCTCCGTGATGCATCGTCCCGGGGGTGGATTGCGTATCAGTATGGGAAGTTTAGCGGCCGGGAAGGAAATGGGGATCATTCCGGGGTTTTAACGTTCAAATCGCATGTCAAACTGATCAATTGTCGAGTGGAGCGGAAAGCTGTTAAAGTCGTACTCACGCTATCTGTTTTATTGGGAATTCGGTACCTTCCGTCATAATGTGCATAAAGTTTTACGAAGCTTGCATCCGTTTGCAATAGTAATTGAGACatgattttatgtttcaatttattgAGCTACAGGTACAGTACCATGGCATCCACGAAGTAATTCCTATCAACTTGCACTTCCGCTTTTCTTCACGAATTGGAGGCTTGCTACTCCAAAAGGACACATCGCGTTGGGATTttatgttgaaaataaaaaattaatgtgCAAATTCAACCGTTTCGAATCGCCCCTACATAAACCGTAACAAAACGACACTGCTGAAGCGGTTTTCCCCCCTGTTGCGTCGCTTTCTTCTCATAAATAATCCTTGCCCATTGGTTTATAATACACCGGTGGTTCTGCTCTGTTCTGTTCTGCACTGCCCGAAAAAGGGACCCAGAACGGTTGGACATCGTAACGCTCGTCGTAAAGAAAGGTTGAATCACACGCGACCACGTCCGCGCCCGCGGGGACGGGGACCGTTCGCCACCGATTGGAAGCTGCATGATGCTTTCTTCGCAGCGATGGGGCACTCGTGGGGCACTTGAATCAAGGTGTGGAGTGTGGATCCATCCAGTGTGCAGGGTTGTGAAATTTTATGACCCTTGCGATGCGATCCGTTCGGTACCGGTGGTGTACTGAACTTTTCGGGGTCCGTTTTGAGCACAAAGTGGTTGCAcgatgttacttttttttaaagcttaatCTTAATTGAACGGGGCGagtcggtggtgtatttggttatcttcacacgacaggactgatccaaaaacccatccggaccaaattCTCAgtatgcaggactgactatgGTCGGTTATGAGCAAATGAAGAAGAATCTTAATTGAAAACGATAATTTTACGCAATAGAGCATCTCATGATGTTTTGTTAAAGTTCTGtgctttaaattttaacacatttacACTAAACTTTTTAGAATTTATTAACTAATTCAAACTTTAATTGTTTAGGAAAACCTTAGCACTCTCATCACTTGACTGTTATATCTCTTCATTGACTGacaaattttaattagttGGCAATAATTGGCAGTATGATCATGAgtataaaactattttttatactcatgAGTTTTAGTATATTTTTTTAGATGTAAGAATTCAATAAGAGCAACGAATATTAAAAGgtagtattttttcttctaatcTACAACAAAGATTGAAATATCAATGAgttggtggaatttaaatttaacggGCTCATAAGAGATGATTTCTAGATGATCCCACCGCTTGTTACAACTTCCCACAGGGCTTCTGTCCTTGGATATAATGCGatagaaggagaaaaaattaaagagtTAAACGATTCGAGTTTAAAAATCCCaatgtatttgtttgctaAGCTTCATACGAAATCTAaattcgtttctttatttttgtaaaataaaggGACAGTAAAGAAAAGATGACAAAAACGTGAAATGTGTGAGCAAAGCTACATTAATTGGGAACTTTAATGggattattaattaaaattttgacCATTACCCAAGTAAAAGTAGAATTTCCAGAAATGACTTGGGACAAAAAGGTATGAGAAATTTGAATGACCTTCCAAAACTCCTTCCACATCCTGTAATCagttttatcaaaatttacaatttattcacCTACGCACAGACACGATGCTAAAGACAGCGTGGGTGAATGCTGAGAAAAGGGGTGAATGTTCGACCGGATCATAAACACAACATGCAGTTTTGAGTCAGAGCATTAAATTCCATATGTTTTGCATATTCTCACGAATGAAAATTAGAATAATTCCACCGCATTGTTATTGACAGTATGAACATGTCCATGTGCATGTCGAGTTGGTTTGGCTCACTGTGGTTCATTGTTCAAGTTTAAGGCCAGCTGAGAAGGCTGACGGCATGAGAGTTCTAGCCGGTGCTATGGATGTACTCACCGTTTACTGGTAACGCTGGCCAATCACTGTCAATGGCGTGTTCCTGGGAAGCAATAAACCATCCAAACCAGTCCATATACATGCCTGTTGCGTAGCATAAACATGCGAATTGATCGTTAATCATATCTGTCCCTGTGGATGCATCTAAATAGAGCGTTAGTAGTGCTGTCCGAGagtggaagaaaacaaaccaataaatGGAAATAGATAGGAAAGTACTTTTGCGAAATCTTCTCCATCCTGGCGACCTCCGTCGATGATGGAGGTCGTCCGTATTCTCGTGCCGGGTGCACGCTTCAAGGGTCTGCCTTTTAACGCACACCAATTCCGTACGGATGGCTCACGTGCCGGTGCTCGGTTTATGCTCGAGGATAAACGAAAATTTCCTACGTGTCGTGCCCGCAAATGGAGG
This Anopheles marshallii chromosome 3, idAnoMarsDA_429_01, whole genome shotgun sequence DNA region includes the following protein-coding sequences:
- the LOC128714359 gene encoding ribosome biogenesis protein SPATA5, which gives rise to MPPKSASKKERPQWWNCEKCQTYLQTNELAKHQTENCANVNRLGGYVDATGTYHCRRIEISDFGAYEEVKLCSENERYGLVLVPDSVVRKMGLMMGDYVTITLAKSVNRTPVGTIVRTLWPCEDRHGAKVCLEGLDEFEGVLASELVASVAPVSTRLEDAEEIFLRLEDPSQAKLLEKNGKFLLTTLKHKLLGCVILSNNPLTLTVCNKRFRFRIDHAVTHGTDLVDQLNKMSLSDRMFIIIHTTKFTLLDDSKAAQHGHQQRMYNLLNIGGLDTTITELKDLLNVAYGIGSTQPCSSAGSNGPVSRGILLSGVSGVGKTMLVNALATHYQCHVVRLNCSEVFSKFYGESEANVSRQFAEVFEVHPKPALVIVEELHNLCPKSTSTDIVKRISQHFLSLLDSLHGDVRGNRTVVIGTTDDVDNVNPLLRRGGRMDYEFELPVPDAIAREAILQRILNRYEQTLPDEDVRAVARITHGYVGADLENLVAKSASSSKPIDGGSLMAALQHVKASAMREIMIECPNVRWADIGGQDELMLTLRQIIDWPIHHPEVFERLGIKPPRGLLMFGPPGCSKTMIAKAIATESRLNFLSIKGSELFSMWVGESERAVRDLFRRARQVAPSIIFFDEIDAIGGERSAESGSSVKERVLAQLLTEMDGVSVLKDVRIVAATNRPDLIDRALMRPGRLDRIVYVRLPDDAAREEIFRIKLKSIPTAANVDIAQLVRRTAGCSGSEIEAICQEAALKGLESSFDVQQIEWIHFEHALELVRPRTSPDLLRLYDEYLKQHQ
- the LOC128712067 gene encoding torsin-like protein, yielding MRLVKRYHAQVVLFGMLAVNFAVQPSTAWFDISKVLDTASDAIGSAKNVMKTSYKYVKTNGYCAFAECCNEVHIHSDVTELRNALQKSLFGQHIAGQVVLNAIGGHFENINKSVKPLVMSLHGLPGTGKNFVAEHVIRALYKKGADSNFVHKYLGRIHFPLQSEVESYKQTLLTDIKVAIAKCPQSLFIFDEVEKMPSGLFDAIVGLLDHHAYTKQLDFRQSIFIFLSNVAGPEIANRLKYLVDGGRWREETQLHDFESTLEIASYNLVGGLYKSELIESHVIDHFVPFLPLELRHVENCIRVEYSKYTNEKMSDEMLSAIVKEAITFDETGLYSNNGCKRVSKKVEALYYGQERKKLKKEL